In Promicromonospora sukumoe, the following proteins share a genomic window:
- a CDS encoding pilus assembly protein TadG-related protein encodes MGRSQRHRRPLFARWRHDEDRERGSLHVMAIPIAVGMLSVAVLVISMVGSATNDRREAGTAADSAALAAAQEWDEHLGALHGLHLLPGDFGDFWGIIEELLLTLVVADKMEEAATAYAEANGAELADFDYDVDSLRVWVEVEHEDEVPVAEIRSKAEATAQIKLNGGLCEDDGSLGWMIDGECVTEPDEDEMPGEDQGEDPGSEEPGDGDEEEDEEPAWEAPEVDGYGSRIVLVD; translated from the coding sequence ATGGGACGCAGCCAACGGCACCGCCGCCCGCTCTTCGCCCGGTGGCGGCACGACGAGGACCGCGAGCGCGGTTCGTTGCACGTCATGGCCATCCCGATCGCCGTCGGCATGCTGAGCGTCGCTGTGCTGGTGATCTCGATGGTGGGCTCGGCGACGAACGACCGGCGCGAGGCCGGCACCGCGGCCGACTCAGCCGCGCTGGCAGCCGCCCAGGAGTGGGACGAGCACCTGGGCGCGCTGCACGGGCTGCACCTGCTGCCCGGCGACTTCGGCGACTTCTGGGGAATCATCGAGGAGCTGCTGCTCACCCTGGTGGTCGCGGACAAGATGGAGGAGGCCGCCACGGCGTACGCGGAGGCCAACGGCGCCGAGCTGGCCGACTTCGACTACGACGTCGACAGCCTCAGGGTGTGGGTCGAGGTGGAGCACGAGGACGAGGTGCCCGTCGCCGAGATCCGTTCGAAGGCGGAGGCCACGGCGCAGATCAAGCTCAACGGCGGGCTGTGCGAGGACGACGGCAGCCTCGGCTGGATGATCGACGGCGAGTGCGTCACCGAGCCGGACGAGGACGAGATGCCGGGCGAGGACCAGGGTGAGGACCCTGGCAGCGAGGAGCCCGGGGACGGCGACGAGGAAGAGGACGAGGAGCCGGCCTGGGAGGCACCCGAGGTCGACGGTTACGGCAGCCGCATCGTGCTCGTCGACTGA